Part of the Rhodohalobacter sp. 614A genome is shown below.
CTTTCGATGGTTTCTGAAATCTCCGAGAGATAACGTTGTCGCCGGCCGGGAATAATTGCCTGGGTTTGTAAATCTTCAGCTGGTTCGGTGTTTTTGTATAACTGTGGATTCCAATCCAGGGGAAAACGATCTTTAACAAGCTCTGCAATTTTGGCAAACAATCGGTGAATTCCTTCATCATTGAACTGTGCGGCGATGGTTGGATATACCGGCATTTTTTCCGGTTTCACATGCCATTCACCCCGATTTCTTTGCATCTGTTTTCTGATATCCCGCAATGCATCCAGAGAACCTTTCTTGTCGAATTTATTGAGCACAACAACCTCGGCCACATCCAACATATTAATTTTTTCAAGCTGAGTGGCAGCTCCGTACTCGTGGGTCATTACATAAATTGGCAGATCGCACACTTCAAGAATTTCCGTTCCACTCTGCCCGATACCACTTGTCTCCACAATTATCAAATCGAAACCTGCGGCTTTATATACTTCAATGGCTCCTTTTACCGCGTCACTGATAGATTTGTTGGAAGCTCGAGTAGCCATGCTTCTCATAAACACTCGTGGAGTATCAATACTGTTCATTCGAATTCGATCTCCCAACAGTGCGCCACCCGTTCTGATTTTTGAAGGATCAACGGAAATCACTCCAATCGTCAACTCTTCAAACTCAGTTAAAAATCGGCGGATGATTTCATCGGTAAGAGAGCTCTTCCCCGCCCCGCCGGTTCCGGTAATTCCAAGAACCGGAATCGTTTTATCAGATTTCTGAACATTTTGGTCTCCATTCAGAACCAGATCGGATCCGTTGTAAAGCGCCAGCTGATTCACACGGTTTTCCAGCGCGGTAATGATTCTCGAAAGGGTGTTCAAATCCACATCATACAATTTCTGAAGATTGACTTCCGATCCCTCAGTCGTATCAAAATCACAGGCTTCCATCATATAATTGATCATACCCTGCAAGCCCATCTGGCTCCCATCATCAACAGAAAAAATCCTGGCCACGCCATAATCATGAAGATCTCTGATTTCTTCCTCTGTAATCACTCCGCCACCACCGCCAAACACTCTAATTTGTGAAGCGTTGTTTTCCTCCAAAAGGTCAATCATATATTTGAAATACTCACTATGCCCTCCCTGGTAAGAACTGATAGCAATGCCTTGCGCATCTTCTTGAATAGCACACTGCACAATTTCATGAACTGACCGGTTATGCCCGAGGTGAATTACTTCTGCACCTGTTGCCTGCAAAATTCGCCGCATAATATTGATGCTGGCGTCATGACCATCAAAAAGACTGGCGGCTGTGATGAAACGAACTTTATATGTGGGCTCGTATTTCGTGGGCATTCCCTGTCCGTTTGCAGAAGCTGATTTTGTGGATTTCTTTCCTTTTATCGTCGATGAGTCAGACATATTTTAAATCTATTCCTTTTCGGGGGGAAGTTCTTCTTTGTTTTCCGGTTCCAGGTAACTGATGGTTCTCTGGGGAAACGGGATCACGATGCCTTCCTTGTCAAAACGTTTTTTAATGCTCTCAAGTACATCGCAATACATTCTAAAGCCATTTGGGGGAGAATCCGCCCAGGCCCAGGCCCTCATGTTTACAGCCGAATCACCTAACAGAGTAACTCTTACACTAACTCTCGGCTCACCTTTTAGGGTGTCTTCCATCGTTCGGTTATCAATATTAAGTGGATGATTTTCAATCTCTTCCGTCATTATTTTTCGTGCCAGATCTATATCAGATCCGTAACTGATGCCGATATCCACAAATTTACAAACCTTCGTATCCTCAAAATTTGAGTTAATCAGTAGTTGATTACTGATAATAGAGTTTGGAATAATAATTCGCTGATTTTCGAAATTCCTGATGACCGTATGCCTCAGCCCAATGTCTTCAACAACTCCCGACAGGCCATCCGGAAAAGAGATTCTGTCGTTAATTTTGTATGGCTTGGAAATCACAATAAAAAAACCACTGATGATATTTCCCAACGATTGCTGAGAGGCAAAACCAACAGCAATGGCCAAAATTCCGGCACCGGCCACCAACGACTGTGCAATCGGTTTGAGAAAAGGGACATTCCATATCGCGAAACTTATTCCAACGGCATAAATAATGGCTGAAATGGAATTTCCAATAAACTTATAGGTTGTAAGATGTTCATCACTCTCTTTTTCACTTCTGTCCAGGACTTTCTTGTACACGCTGTTTACAACCCTGGCAAGAATGAACGTGATGGTAAGAATAAAGATAATTTTTAAGGCCAGATCATACGTATTAATGAACTCCATTACTTGATCGTGCATATTATTGGCGGTTAGGATTATCGTTCATTTCCCCTGGTTCTGGTAATTCGATATTGGTTGAATCCGTTGCTGTTGTATCAGGTTTCGGCCGGTATGAAATCGTCACCTCAGATGTAAATCCTTCTCGTACCGGGATATTATTTCTCAGTCCATACGGCTCAGGAGCCGAAAATGGAATTACCGTTCCGGGGTTCCACCGGCCGTTGCCATCCACATCCTCAAATATCTTCATCTGGTATGTTAATGGCGGCAAATTATCAATAAAAATGAAATTGGTAAACGTTGTATCCACACGGATGCTTTCAGCTTCATCAGTTATTGTTAAATACGATATCGTTGTGGAATCACTGTTCTCAACGGTTAACTCAATTCCTCCAAGCTGATTTCTCTGCCAGATGTCGGGTTCAATTAACTCGCGTTCTTCTGTCCAGGGATCCCAAATCCTGAACTGATAACGGATGCCGGGCTCCCACGTTTCTTTTGGCAGAATTCTGAGAATGTGATTATCCACTTCAAGCGGCTGCCATTCCGTTTGCGCCACATCGCCTTCTAGAACAATCAAAGAGTCCACAACGGAATCATCATTAATAAACCGTGAGTATGTAACTTCAAGAGGCTCATCGGGGAAAAGCCCGCTTCCCGAATTATGAGAGATTGTTTGGAGTGCGGTTGTATCCTCTTGAGCTGAACCAATAAACGGTGAAATATCAATCTCAAGCGGATTATCGGCATTATCTGTGATGTTGTTTGCTTCAATCAAAAAATCCATAGAATCAGGAAGTGCATCAATTGTTTGAGCGAACAGCACCGTGGCGTCTTGATCTGATGTGTACAAAGGAACAGCTCTGGTAAATTCATTGCCAAGCGTGTCGGTAAGAATAAATTCCGACCTTTCATTGATTATGACTTCTTCTGAAAGACGAATACGAAGGCGGGTTCCCGACAATAGTCCCACACCATCCAATGTTGGAGCCACCGTATCCGGCATGCTGATGTAAAGAGTCCCAATGTTCAGCGAATCGTCTTGCGCAAGTGCATAGGTCTCTTGATGAAATGGTTGGGCCGATTCTCTTCCCTGCTCCCAGATACGAGTTTGATTGAGATCATTCACATAAAAAATCTTGTACGTATTCTCACTGAGATAACCAAAATGTACACTCCCGGATGTATCTGTTTCTGCCACATATCGTGCGCGTTGAGTAAGATCAAATGGTTCGGCATAGAGAAAAACCCGTTGTCCGCTTTCTCCTCTTCCTGTCTGAGCATTTAAAAGCCGTGCCGATATACTTGCGTCATCCAGAACATCGCCGGTACTCAAAGCAAGATCAAAAGGTGCATCCATTTCGTTCCGGTCTGTATCGGTAACATCCGTACCCAGTTTTACAATAATGGTTGTGTTTTCAGGTAATGGAGATAGAAATTCAACCGTGGCTTTTTTCCTTCCGAAATCCACTTCATACTGAATTCCCAAATCGGGTTGAATGCTCACATTTTGCCGGAAAGAATTACGGTCGATAAATTGATCAAAAGAAAAGGATACTTTATTTCCATCGAAGTTCGTGGTGCCGTTCTCGGGATTTGTTCCTACTATTTTGGGTCCCCGTTCATCCGGTTCTCCCCCGGTTGGTCCCATAGGAGTGGCACAACTTTTGAATAAAAAGACGACCAAGATCAATAAAAGGATGTAAAAAAACTTCTTCAATGCAGCAAATGAATGGGTTAAAATCAATCGTTCAAAATATAAGTAAAATACAGACCCTTACAGAAATACAAGTTTAAGTTTCAAGTCGTTGTCCGATCGTTGTAAACAAAGTGTATTGAGTACTCATAATCTATCTTATTTTTAGGGATATGAATACTTCACTCCGCCCGCAATGATGGTTTTTACATTCGGCGACCTCAATCTTCCTGCATGTATCTTGTTATTCCTTTCGTTATTTTCTGTTCTGAATATTCAACTCAATATAAAATATGTATATAGACAATCCGGCGTCCTATACGGATTATTACGAACTCACCATGGCCCAAGGCTACTATTTAGCCGGAATGCATGACAAACGTGCCAGTTTTGATTACTTCTTTCGAAAGAACCCATTTGATAACGGATACGTGGTTTTTGCCGGCCTGAAGGAATTAATTGATACTCTGAAACATATCCGGTTCAGTGAAGAAGAATTGGGCTACTTGGAAGATGAAGGATTTGATAAGGACTTTATCGGATATCTGAAAGAGTTTAAATTCAGCGGAAATATCTGGTCGGTTAAAGAGGGTGAAATTGTTTTTCCCAATGAACCTATCGTTATTGTGGAAGGAAATTTACTGGAAACACAGCTCATTGAAACGCTTCTCCTGAATGTGCTGAACTTCCAGTCGTTGATTGCAACAAAAGCAGCTCGTATCAAATTTGCTGCTGGTCAAGATTCTACAATTCTTGATTTTGGCCTCCGACGAGCCCAGGGACTGGCGGGAATTCATGCCACAAGAGCCGCTATGATCGGCGGATTCGACGGCACATCCAATGTGTACTCGGCACAACGCTTTTCCGTTCCAGCCGGCGGAACAATGGCGCACTCCTGGATTCAGTCATTTGAAGATGAGCTAACAGCTTTCCGGGTCTACGCCAATCACTATCCGGATAATACCGTACTTCTTGTAGATACTTACGACACCCTTGGAAGCGGCGTCCCCAATGCCATTAAAGTGGCCAGCGAACTAAGAAACGAAGGCCATGAGCTGAGAGGAATCCGGTTGGATAGCGGCGACCTCGCTTACTTTTCAAAACAGGCCCGAAAAATGCTGGACGATGCCGGATTTCAGGATGTAAAAATCGCCGCATCCAATCAGCTGGATGAACGGGTCATTTCAAGTCTTCGATCTCAGAATGCGCCTATCGACATTTTTGGAGTTGGGACAAGACTTGTTACGGGCGATAACTCTCCCGCCCTTGACGGAGTTTATAAACTGGGTTCAATTGGTGGAAAACCCACTTTAAAAATTTCAGAAAACATTGAGAAAATTACTCTTCCGGGACATAAAAAAATCTATCGTTACCTGAATGATGATGGCAGTTTTTATGGTGATGCCATTTTGCTTGAGAAGGAAAATCTCCTGGAACGCATGCACCATCCCACATTTCCCGCAAAAAAAAGCCATTTGAATGGCAGAAAATTTGAGGAACTGTTGATACCAGTCATTAAAGAAGGCGAAGTGATTACTGAGCTCCCGACTGTCAAAGAAATTTCTGCCTATAGAAAAGAACGATTTGGCAAACTCAACCCGGAGTTTAAACGTTTTGATAATCCCCATATCTACAAAGTGGGCATCAGTACAAGGCTGATGGAAACACGCGATAATCTTTTGAATCTTTTAAAACCGTAATCTCATGAAAACACTTCTGATTGTAGATCTTCAGAATGATTTTTGTCCCGGAGGAACGCTTGCCGTTCCAGAGGGAGATGAAATTGTTCCGACAATCAACAAATTGATCAATGTTTTTGATATCGTCATCCAAACGCAGGATTGGCATCCCGCAGACCACTCATCCTTTGCTTCTTCCCATGAAGGAAAGGATCCTTACGATACCATTGCCATAGATTACGGAGAGCAGGTTCTGTGGCCAGATCATTGTGTTCAGGGTTCGATGGGTGCAGAGTTTCATCCTGATTTGAATCCTTTGAAAACGCAGGTCATCATCCGGAAAGGATTTCGAAAAGCCATTGATTCCTACTCCACTTTCTTTGAAAACGACCAAAAAACATCCACCGGGCTGACGGGTTACCTCAAAGAGCGTGGCATCACGGATTTGTATACGGTTGGTTTGGCCACCGATTTTTGTGTAAAATGGTCTGTACTTGATGGAATTGATGAAGGTTTCAACATGTATATCGTGGAAGATGCTGTAAAAGGAATTGACCTGAATGGTTCTCTCGAATTAGCCTGGAAAGAAATGAAAGAAAAAGGCGTCAATGTAACATCCTCACAAAAACTTCTGTAGTGGCTGGCTCAGTT
Proteins encoded:
- a CDS encoding mechanosensitive ion channel family protein → MHDQVMEFINTYDLALKIIFILTITFILARVVNSVYKKVLDRSEKESDEHLTTYKFIGNSISAIIYAVGISFAIWNVPFLKPIAQSLVAGAGILAIAVGFASQQSLGNIISGFFIVISKPYKINDRISFPDGLSGVVEDIGLRHTVIRNFENQRIIIPNSIISNQLLINSNFEDTKVCKFVDIGISYGSDIDLARKIMTEEIENHPLNIDNRTMEDTLKGEPRVSVRVTLLGDSAVNMRAWAWADSPPNGFRMYCDVLESIKKRFDKEGIVIPFPQRTISYLEPENKEELPPEKE
- a CDS encoding Ig-like domain-containing protein encodes the protein MGPTGGEPDERGPKIVGTNPENGTTNFDGNKVSFSFDQFIDRNSFRQNVSIQPDLGIQYEVDFGRKKATVEFLSPLPENTTIIVKLGTDVTDTDRNEMDAPFDLALSTGDVLDDASISARLLNAQTGRGESGQRVFLYAEPFDLTQRARYVAETDTSGSVHFGYLSENTYKIFYVNDLNQTRIWEQGRESAQPFHQETYALAQDDSLNIGTLYISMPDTVAPTLDGVGLLSGTRLRIRLSEEVIINERSEFILTDTLGNEFTRAVPLYTSDQDATVLFAQTIDALPDSMDFLIEANNITDNADNPLEIDISPFIGSAQEDTTALQTISHNSGSGLFPDEPLEVTYSRFINDDSVVDSLIVLEGDVAQTEWQPLEVDNHILRILPKETWEPGIRYQFRIWDPWTEERELIEPDIWQRNQLGGIELTVENSDSTTISYLTITDEAESIRVDTTFTNFIFIDNLPPLTYQMKIFEDVDGNGRWNPGTVIPFSAPEPYGLRNNIPVREGFTSEVTISYRPKPDTTATDSTNIELPEPGEMNDNPNRQ
- a CDS encoding nicotinate phosphoribosyltransferase codes for the protein MYIDNPASYTDYYELTMAQGYYLAGMHDKRASFDYFFRKNPFDNGYVVFAGLKELIDTLKHIRFSEEELGYLEDEGFDKDFIGYLKEFKFSGNIWSVKEGEIVFPNEPIVIVEGNLLETQLIETLLLNVLNFQSLIATKAARIKFAAGQDSTILDFGLRRAQGLAGIHATRAAMIGGFDGTSNVYSAQRFSVPAGGTMAHSWIQSFEDELTAFRVYANHYPDNTVLLVDTYDTLGSGVPNAIKVASELRNEGHELRGIRLDSGDLAYFSKQARKMLDDAGFQDVKIAASNQLDERVISSLRSQNAPIDIFGVGTRLVTGDNSPALDGVYKLGSIGGKPTLKISENIEKITLPGHKKIYRYLNDDGSFYGDAILLEKENLLERMHHPTFPAKKSHLNGRKFEELLIPVIKEGEVITELPTVKEISAYRKERFGKLNPEFKRFDNPHIYKVGISTRLMETRDNLLNLLKP
- the pncA gene encoding bifunctional nicotinamidase/pyrazinamidase; the protein is MKTLLIVDLQNDFCPGGTLAVPEGDEIVPTINKLINVFDIVIQTQDWHPADHSSFASSHEGKDPYDTIAIDYGEQVLWPDHCVQGSMGAEFHPDLNPLKTQVIIRKGFRKAIDSYSTFFENDQKTSTGLTGYLKERGITDLYTVGLATDFCVKWSVLDGIDEGFNMYIVEDAVKGIDLNGSLELAWKEMKEKGVNVTSSQKLL